One genomic segment of Nonomuraea coxensis DSM 45129 includes these proteins:
- the mtrA gene encoding MtrAB system response regulator MtrA: MKGRVLVVDDDAALAEMLGIVLRGEGFEPSFVSDGDKALDAFRDTRPDLVLLDLMLPGADGIDVARRIRAESGVPIVMLTAKSDTIDVVLGLESGADDYIVKPFKPKELVARVRARLRRTDEPTPEILQIGDITIDVAGHSVKRSEETINLTPLEFDLLVALARKPRQVFTREVLLEQVWGYRHAADTRLVNVHVQRLRAKIEKDPEHPEIVVTVRGVGYKAGPA; encoded by the coding sequence ATGAAAGGTCGCGTGCTGGTCGTCGACGACGACGCCGCTCTCGCCGAGATGCTGGGGATCGTGCTGCGGGGCGAGGGGTTCGAACCATCCTTCGTGTCTGACGGCGACAAGGCGCTCGACGCGTTCCGGGACACGCGCCCGGACCTCGTCCTGCTCGACCTGATGCTGCCGGGGGCCGACGGCATCGACGTGGCGCGCAGGATCAGGGCCGAGTCCGGGGTCCCGATCGTCATGCTCACGGCGAAGAGCGACACCATTGACGTCGTCCTCGGCCTGGAGTCCGGCGCCGACGACTACATCGTCAAGCCGTTCAAGCCGAAGGAGCTGGTCGCGCGGGTGCGGGCGCGGCTCCGCCGTACGGACGAGCCGACGCCGGAGATCCTCCAGATCGGCGACATCACCATCGACGTGGCCGGCCACTCGGTCAAGCGGAGCGAGGAGACCATCAACCTCACGCCGCTCGAGTTCGACCTGCTGGTCGCGCTGGCCCGCAAGCCGCGCCAGGTCTTCACCCGCGAGGTCCTGCTGGAGCAGGTGTGGGGCTACCGGCACGCGGCCGACACGCGGCTGGTCAACGTGCACGTCCAGCGGCTCCGGGCCAAGATCGAGAAGGACCCCGAGCACCCCGAGATCGTGGTCACGGTCCGCGGCGTGGGCTACAAAGCCGGACCCGCCTGA